One window of the Bombus pyrosoma isolate SC7728 linkage group LG5, ASM1482585v1, whole genome shotgun sequence genome contains the following:
- the LOC122567548 gene encoding putative 28S ribosomal protein S5, mitochondrial, translating into MAKWIYHASKAITNCVKSISVARDATTIGLLTPQVLLLQHARNTNFYMRRSAAQLWKSVTSVSNAGKRRGRGKNVARPRDLNRGQRLGCGKIPIIFPGLNAPIIHGEFTVQQRRLTAEEQENLDTTKVTTVVKPKRFKIHPLNRGWSGGQPGGRKIGPPDPVDDDVFHGFESWILFAKNSTIMTSTMGRSKRCCAMVISGNGKGLAGFAQVIGREFKSTINAAKNRAGNRLIYFERYNEHTVLHDFFGQFGKTKVFVQQKQKGYGLKCHRVIKTCCEAIGIKDLYAKVEGSTNVAYIVKAFFIGLLQQKTYEEMANEKKLHVVEMRKENNYFPTVLASPSIARTSKEIPQDEILDFKQYVMNGRILLQKKKPEPFFTKLPSWLFHLRKQERLRDQDQVVIRLRAEYGDVCSFLAEKYPEARAPKWRKHDKKEEEEGAVEA; encoded by the exons ATGGCAAAATGGATATACCATGCTTCTAAAGCAATTACAAACTGTGTAAAAAGTATCAGCGTTGCGAGAGATg ctACCACCATTGGTTTATTGACACCGCAGGTTTTATTATTGCAACATGCAAGGAATACTAACTTTTATATGAGAA GATCAGCTGCGCAATTATGGAAATCTGTTACAAGCGTTAGTAATGCTGgtaaaagaagaggaagagggaaaaaTGTTGCAAGGCCCAGAGATTTAAATCGTGGTCAAAGATTGGGTTGTGGAAAAATACCAATCATATTTCCTGGACTGAATGCCCCTATCATACACGGAGAATTTACAGTTCAACAAAGACGTCTTACAGCGGAAGAACAGGAAAATCTTGATACTACAAAAGTTACTACTGTAGTCAAACCAAAACGATTCAAAATTCACCCTTTAAACCGAGGTTGGTCCGGAGGTCAGCCTGGTGGGAGGAAAATTGGACCACCCGATCCTGTTGATGACG ATGTTTTCCATGGATTCGAATCCTGGATATTATTTGCCAAAAATTCAACTATTATGACAAGTACTATGGGTAGGTCGAAACGTTGTTGTGCTATGGTTATTTCTGGAAATGGAAAAGGCTTGGCTGGATTTGCACAGGTAATAGGACGTGAATTTAAATCAACCATAAATGCAGCTAAAAACAGGGCAGGAAATAGATTGATATACTTTGAAAGATATAATGAACATACTG TACTCCATGACTTTTTTGGACAATTTGGAAAAacgaaagtattcgtacaACAAAAACAGAAGGGTTATGGACTGAAATGTCATCGTGTTATTAAAACATGTTGCGAAGCAATTGGTATCAAAGATTTGTATGCTAAAGTCGAAGGATCTACAAACGTGGCTTACatcgtaaaagctttcttcaTTGGCTTACTGCAACAG aaaacatACGAAGAAATGGCAAATGAGAAAAAATTGCATGTGGTCGAAatgaggaaagaaaataattattttcctacTGTACTTGCTTCGCCATCAATAGCTCGAACCTCTAAAGAAATTCCACAAGacgaaattttagattttaaacaGTACGTAATGAATGGAAGAATTCTTTTGCAGAAAAAAAAGCCTGAAccatttttcacgaaattacCTTCGTGGTTATTTCATTTACGTAAACAAGAACGTCTCAGGGATCAGGATCAGGTTGTAATCAGATTAAGAGCTGAATATGGCGACGTGTGTAGTTTTCTCGCTGAAAAATATCCGGAAGCAAGAGCTCCTAAATGGAGAAAACATGACaaaaaagaggaggaggaaggcGCAGTTGAAGCGtga